A stretch of the Sorangium aterium genome encodes the following:
- a CDS encoding GAF domain-containing protein, which produces MADLNDPARLAELHHVLLRDDADTILDACVERAAELARAPMALVSLVVRHIQLFRAHRGLPPELGVSCATSRSSSFCQLVVRHEEPLVVEDAVHDERVPKELVERYGIRAYAGVPVRVRRHVVGSLCVIDLVPRTFEPGVIEGLKRLAAEAGARIEALESDTPPPSRTARERLARFGQTARALERALMAIAPVIAEAQRAAATLPEAPHIAPSPDDLRAAVDCYRDMFGIAAELADDAMALSRSAPAEAASELAQATRSLTRDMVEISPLVRLAESVLGGTLDEGIAARAAHVVRDAFAAHETATAAVRRIITTVERARTAEAW; this is translated from the coding sequence ATGGCCGATTTGAACGATCCCGCGCGCCTCGCCGAGCTGCACCACGTGCTGCTGCGCGACGACGCGGACACCATCCTGGACGCCTGCGTCGAGCGGGCGGCCGAGCTCGCCCGGGCGCCGATGGCGCTCGTGAGCCTGGTGGTCCGACACATCCAGCTGTTCCGCGCGCACCGCGGCCTGCCACCCGAGCTGGGCGTCAGCTGCGCGACCTCACGGAGCAGCTCGTTCTGCCAGCTCGTGGTGCGCCACGAGGAGCCGCTCGTCGTCGAGGACGCCGTTCACGACGAGCGCGTGCCCAAGGAGCTGGTGGAGCGTTACGGCATCCGCGCGTACGCGGGTGTGCCGGTGCGGGTGCGCCGGCATGTGGTCGGTTCGCTCTGCGTGATCGACCTCGTGCCGCGCACCTTCGAGCCGGGCGTCATCGAGGGCCTCAAACGGCTCGCCGCCGAGGCCGGCGCGCGGATCGAGGCGCTGGAGAGCGACACGCCGCCGCCGAGCCGCACCGCGAGGGAGCGCCTCGCCCGGTTCGGGCAGACCGCGCGTGCGCTGGAGCGCGCGCTCATGGCCATCGCTCCCGTGATCGCCGAGGCGCAGCGCGCGGCGGCGACGCTGCCGGAGGCGCCGCATATCGCGCCGAGCCCGGACGATCTGCGCGCGGCGGTCGACTGCTACCGGGACATGTTCGGTATCGCGGCCGAGCTGGCCGACGACGCCATGGCCCTCTCGCGCTCCGCTCCGGCCGAGGCCGCGTCCGAGCTCGCGCAGGCGACGCGGTCCCTCACGCGGGACATGGTCGAGATCAGCCCGCTCGTCCGGCTCGCCGAGAGCGTGCTCGGGGGCACGCTCGACGAGGGCATCGCCGCGAGGGCCGCGCACGTCGTGCGGGACGCGTTCGCGGCGCACGAGACCGCGACCGCCGCGGTGCGCCGGATCATCACCACCGTCGAGCGGGCGCGGACAGCGGAGGCGTGGTGA
- a CDS encoding pectate lyase family protein, producing MTQSRVASFLLAVSPLAFAFACGTSGLDGSGNAASLAGASGITSATTGGEASGGGSATGGDPGPDGAGGGGSAAGSGGSGGRESSAGSGGTGGGTGGADGTVDSEGCPLTLEGFASVSGDGQDGTHGGRGGATVTVTTQADLEHYAGAPEPYVIRVQGKITISPKGKEISVASNKTIVGAGATAEISQGGFFLGGGVHNVILRNLTIGDTFVEGDWEGKTQDFDGIQMDTAHHVWIDHCHLHHIGDGMIDSRKDTSYLTVSWSILSDHNKAFGIGWTENLTAQMTIHHNWFRDLNQRNPSTDNVLRAHLYNNWLQRIGSYGNYARNRTNMVLENSVFDTVKSPHYYDEGTLVAAGNIYRSTTGTKESTGITYSFFDPSEFYEYSLDPADEVEALLTRCAGPRSELGL from the coding sequence TGACGCAGAGCCGCGTCGCCTCCTTCCTCCTTGCTGTCTCTCCTCTCGCCTTCGCCTTTGCCTGCGGGACTTCAGGGCTCGACGGCTCGGGAAACGCTGCCTCACTCGCAGGAGCAAGCGGGATCACGAGCGCGACGACGGGAGGTGAAGCGAGCGGAGGCGGCTCGGCGACGGGTGGAGACCCGGGCCCCGATGGCGCGGGTGGCGGCGGATCGGCGGCCGGCTCCGGGGGTTCGGGCGGCCGCGAATCGAGCGCCGGTTCGGGTGGCACGGGCGGCGGTACCGGAGGAGCGGACGGCACGGTCGATAGCGAGGGGTGTCCCCTGACGCTGGAGGGCTTTGCCAGCGTGAGCGGTGATGGTCAGGACGGGACCCATGGCGGACGAGGCGGCGCGACGGTCACCGTGACGACCCAGGCCGATCTCGAACACTACGCTGGCGCGCCCGAGCCCTATGTGATCCGGGTCCAGGGAAAGATCACGATCTCCCCCAAGGGAAAGGAGATCTCGGTCGCATCGAACAAGACCATCGTGGGCGCCGGCGCGACGGCGGAGATCTCCCAGGGTGGGTTCTTCCTGGGAGGCGGAGTGCACAATGTCATCCTGCGGAACCTGACCATCGGCGACACCTTCGTCGAAGGAGACTGGGAAGGAAAGACGCAGGACTTCGACGGGATCCAGATGGACACCGCCCACCACGTCTGGATCGATCACTGCCATCTCCACCACATCGGCGACGGCATGATCGACAGCCGCAAGGACACCTCCTACCTCACCGTGTCCTGGAGCATCTTGAGCGACCACAACAAGGCGTTCGGGATCGGCTGGACGGAGAACCTGACCGCGCAGATGACCATCCATCACAACTGGTTCCGCGACCTGAACCAGCGCAATCCCAGCACGGACAACGTGCTCCGCGCCCATCTCTATAACAACTGGCTCCAGCGCATCGGCTCCTACGGCAACTACGCGCGCAACCGCACCAACATGGTGCTCGAGAACAGCGTGTTCGACACCGTGAAGAGCCCTCATTATTACGACGAGGGCACGCTGGTCGCCGCGGGGAACATCTACCGTTCCACGACGGGGACCAAGGAGTCGACCGGAATCACGTATTCCTTCTTCGATCCGAGCGAATTCTACGAGTACTCCCTCGATCCCGCCGACGAGGTCGAAGCCCTGCTCACCAGGTGCGCAGGCCCGAGATCCGAGCTCGGCCTCTGA